Part of the Dehalococcoidales bacterium genome is shown below.
CCGTAGCGACTGGGACAAGGTGGTCTCCGAGATAGTGATTGACACCAGCCTGACTGAAGCCCTTGACGGGATTGACGAGTACTCCCATCTCATTGTGCTCTACTGGATGCACCGCCTGGCAGGAAGCGAGACGCCGCTCAAGCAGCGTCCTATGGGCCGGCAGGACCGGCCCCTGAAGGGTCTCTTCGCTCTGCGGACACCGAACCGGCCGAATCTAATCGGGAAGAAGACCGTCAGGCTGCTGGAATGTCGTGGTAATATATTGAAGGTTGAGGGTCTGGATGCCCTTGATGGTTCCCCCGTTATCGATATCAAGCCCTACATGCCCGGGTATGA
Proteins encoded:
- the tsaA gene encoding tRNA (N6-threonylcarbamoyladenosine(37)-N6)-methyltransferase TrmO codes for the protein MAGEMPDMVLKAIGVVRNDFKKPPEPRSDWDKVVSEIVIDTSLTEALDGIDEYSHLIVLYWMHRLAGSETPLKQRPMGRQDRPLKGLFALRTPNRPNLIGKKTVRLLECRGNILKVEGLDALDGSPVIDIKPYMPGYDGVPDARVPSWLAN